One Bacteroidota bacterium genomic window carries:
- a CDS encoding tetratricopeptide repeat protein, producing MKARFKQWMTNHPEILWGMLIFALAFVQYGNTLTHAYVWDDDIVVVYNKRVQQGFSAIPSHFEFRNRENFEDFTGYRPVTMSSFSIDIGLFGMNPKGSHAMNVLLFALLCVVLYRTLRHLFPKFHPAFAFFVTLLFLVHPIHVEAVANIKSRDEILSLMFGLLSLQFFVKHYRSGKWLQLLGSALFLLLGALSKEGALTFFAVIPLTVLLLLEGTKRQKLIGLAKFPLILLVLVGVFLALTGKLPGSASPVTTTAYIESNNLGNCLAVNLPSKFQHVSNSMFLLAENARKFFLPHDLVYFSGFDVYPVKSWSKDFVVLGISMLLPILLILGTVLFWNRYRPLLYGCWFFLSTVVIYLQLPFLMLADTIADRFMFAPSLGLCIATIYGLFFLLRIDPSSNPLMAFKKGAEKIAASLKSRAKALSLGILGISLLFSGMTFSRNRVWKDNLTLFSHDLPLLENCARAHYYYASELAKGYETAKDQAKAKQEIITHYRRAIEITPQSYYAYIRLAGLYQSWGDYKAAAALCTEGLRHYPGQADMWHSKGMSEYYLGNYAEAATALNESRLRAPEMEDNWEFLARAQERNGQFDAALATLEEALGRNASYLFYYDALSDTYFDKGDTTQSFQPILTLLEMDGQNPVWWRKLIGRYQLIGDKAAADHYYQLSQSKGIVLQ from the coding sequence ATGAAGGCAAGGTTCAAGCAATGGATGACCAATCACCCCGAAATCCTGTGGGGAATGTTGATTTTTGCGCTCGCCTTCGTGCAGTACGGCAACACCTTGACGCATGCCTATGTCTGGGACGACGACATCGTGGTGGTGTACAACAAGCGTGTGCAGCAAGGTTTTTCTGCCATTCCCAGTCATTTTGAATTCCGGAACCGCGAAAATTTTGAAGATTTTACGGGATACAGGCCGGTGACAATGAGCAGCTTTTCCATCGACATCGGGCTATTCGGGATGAATCCCAAAGGTTCGCATGCGATGAATGTGCTGCTTTTTGCCTTGCTCTGTGTGGTGTTGTACCGCACGCTCCGGCACCTATTTCCCAAATTCCATCCGGCATTCGCATTTTTTGTGACCTTGTTGTTTTTGGTTCATCCGATCCATGTCGAGGCCGTTGCCAACATCAAAAGCCGTGATGAAATCCTCTCACTGATGTTTGGTCTGTTGTCGTTGCAGTTTTTTGTGAAGCATTACCGCTCCGGAAAATGGCTCCAATTGCTGGGATCTGCCCTCTTCCTCTTGCTTGGGGCTCTGAGCAAGGAAGGTGCCTTGACATTTTTTGCGGTGATTCCACTCACGGTATTGTTGCTATTGGAAGGAACCAAAAGGCAAAAATTGATCGGGTTGGCGAAATTCCCGCTGATACTGTTGGTTTTGGTAGGTGTGTTTCTAGCCCTGACCGGAAAATTGCCGGGCTCCGCGAGTCCAGTCACCACGACCGCCTATATCGAAAGCAACAATCTCGGCAATTGCCTCGCTGTCAATCTCCCTAGCAAGTTTCAGCATGTCAGCAATTCCATGTTTCTGCTTGCAGAGAATGCGCGAAAGTTCTTCCTTCCCCATGATTTGGTCTATTTTTCCGGATTTGATGTCTATCCGGTGAAGTCCTGGAGCAAGGACTTTGTGGTGCTTGGAATTTCTATGTTGTTGCCGATATTGTTGATTCTAGGAACAGTTCTGTTTTGGAATCGATACCGGCCGCTGCTGTACGGGTGTTGGTTTTTCCTTTCTACCGTTGTCATCTACCTGCAATTGCCGTTTTTGATGCTCGCCGATACCATTGCAGACCGATTTATGTTTGCGCCGTCCCTTGGACTCTGCATCGCGACCATTTACGGTCTTTTTTTTCTGCTTCGAATTGATCCAAGTTCCAATCCGCTGATGGCCTTCAAAAAGGGAGCAGAAAAAATTGCTGCAAGCCTCAAGTCACGCGCCAAGGCGCTGAGCTTGGGAATTTTAGGCATTTCCCTCCTTTTTTCAGGCATGACTTTCAGCCGCAACCGCGTATGGAAGGACAATTTGACTTTGTTTTCCCACGATCTGCCCTTGCTGGAAAACTGCGCCCGTGCGCACTACTACTATGCCAGCGAGTTGGCCAAAGGCTATGAAACTGCCAAAGATCAAGCCAAGGCGAAGCAGGAAATCATCACGCATTACCGTCGAGCGATCGAGATTACACCACAGAGTTACTACGCTTACATTCGCCTCGCCGGATTGTACCAAAGTTGGGGCGACTACAAAGCCGCGGCTGCCCTTTGTACCGAAGGCTTGAGGCATTATCCCGGTCAAGCCGATATGTGGCATTCCAAAGGAATGTCTGAATATTATCTGGGAAACTACGCCGAGGCAGCCACCGCCCTCAACGAGTCAAGGCTTCGCGCACCTGAAATGGAGGACAATTGGGAGTTCCTTGCGCGCGCGCAGGAGCGCAATGGCCAATTTGATGCTGCATTGGCGACGTTGGAGGAGGCCCTGGGCCGCAATGCCAGCTATTTATTCTACTACGACGCCCTGAGTGATACCTATTTTGACAAAGGTGACACGACCCAATCTTTTCAACCCATCTTGACGCTTTTGGAAATGGATGGACAAAATCCGGTATGGTGGCGTAAGTTGATCGGCAGGTATCAATTGATCGGGGACAAGGCAGCTGCGGATCATTATTACCAGCTTTCGCAGTCCAAAGGAATCGTGTTGCAATAG
- a CDS encoding glycosyltransferase: MQCQLISLGAPPEKVHTYIYGVEESRFMQQPMPDGPMQFGFVGRFVEKKSPLLLIEAFARVHAQLPEVRLRCVGDGELLEASKALAKQLGLTHAIEFLGILPPNAVAQFISRCHVLLLPSQSPASGDSEGTPLAILEAAMAGRPVVTTRHGGIEAVVTDQVTGLLVQPGDVEGFAGAMLQLATDPEQVKNLGQNAAERARRDFGNKSYHQKLIDLIRRWSS; the protein is encoded by the coding sequence ATGCAATGTCAGCTGATTTCCCTCGGCGCTCCTCCCGAAAAAGTGCACACATATATATATGGTGTCGAGGAATCCCGTTTTATGCAACAACCCATGCCCGATGGGCCAATGCAATTCGGGTTTGTGGGGCGCTTTGTGGAGAAAAAGTCGCCTTTATTGTTGATCGAAGCTTTTGCACGTGTGCATGCGCAACTACCCGAAGTGCGCCTGCGTTGTGTGGGCGATGGCGAATTGCTGGAAGCATCCAAGGCATTGGCAAAGCAATTGGGCTTGACGCATGCCATTGAATTCTTGGGCATTTTGCCTCCGAATGCGGTTGCGCAGTTCATTTCCCGTTGTCATGTCTTGCTGTTGCCTTCTCAAAGTCCGGCTTCGGGCGACTCGGAGGGTACGCCACTCGCGATTTTGGAGGCCGCGATGGCCGGTAGGCCTGTGGTGACCACCCGCCATGGCGGGATTGAAGCGGTCGTGACCGATCAAGTGACAGGCTTGCTGGTCCAGCCCGGCGATGTGGAAGGCTTTGCCGGCGCAATGTTGCAGCTTGCCACCGATCCGGAACAGGTCAAAAACCTGGGTCAAAACGCGGCAGAAAGGGCGCGGCGCGACTTCGGAAACAAAAGTTACCATCAAAAACTCATTGATTTGATTCGAAGGTGGAGCTCGTAA
- a CDS encoding NAD-dependent epimerase/dehydratase family protein, which yields MKKAIVFGAGGFIGSHLVRRLKAEGYWVRGVDLKQPAFSATAADEFVVGDLRDRALVDKVIDRGIDELYQLAADMGGAGYLFSGDNDAAVMHNSAQINLHTVELALERGVGKVFFSSSACIYPKYNQLNPDDPKCAEDSAYPADPDSEYGWEKLFAERLYLAFHKNHGLNIRLARFHNVFGPEGPWQGGKEKAPAALCRKVAAGKDQIEIWGDGLQTRSFLYIDDCLDGVRALMHSTFIGPVNIGSEEMISINDYAGMIADIAGKSLKINNIPGPQGVRGRNSDNRLALEKIGWNPKMTLREGTERLYHWIVAEIAKT from the coding sequence ATGAAAAAAGCAATCGTTTTTGGTGCCGGTGGTTTTATCGGCTCGCATTTGGTGCGACGTCTCAAGGCAGAAGGCTATTGGGTCAGAGGGGTGGATTTGAAGCAACCGGCATTTTCCGCAACCGCCGCAGACGAATTTGTCGTGGGAGACCTGCGGGATCGGGCGTTGGTGGACAAGGTGATTGACCGCGGAATCGACGAATTGTACCAACTCGCCGCCGACATGGGCGGAGCGGGATACCTGTTTTCGGGTGACAATGATGCTGCTGTGATGCACAATTCGGCGCAGATCAATCTTCACACGGTGGAATTGGCTTTGGAACGCGGTGTGGGAAAGGTGTTTTTTTCGTCATCCGCCTGCATTTACCCCAAATACAATCAGCTCAACCCAGACGATCCCAAATGCGCAGAAGACTCTGCTTACCCGGCCGACCCCGATAGTGAATATGGCTGGGAAAAGCTTTTTGCGGAGCGGTTGTACTTGGCATTTCACAAAAACCATGGTTTGAACATCCGTTTGGCACGTTTTCACAATGTTTTTGGTCCAGAAGGCCCTTGGCAAGGTGGAAAGGAAAAGGCACCGGCCGCGCTTTGTCGCAAGGTCGCCGCAGGCAAAGATCAAATCGAAATCTGGGGCGATGGCCTTCAAACGCGTTCGTTTCTCTACATCGACGACTGCCTTGATGGTGTGCGCGCACTCATGCATAGCACGTTTATCGGTCCCGTAAACATCGGTTCCGAGGAGATGATTTCCATCAACGACTACGCCGGAATGATAGCTGATATCGCGGGAAAGTCGTTGAAAATCAACAATATTCCAGGTCCACAAGGCGTGCGTGGCCGCAATTCGGACAACAGGTTGGCATTGGAAAAAATTGGCTGGAACCCCAAGATGACCCTGCGCGAAGGTACCGAAAGGCTTTACCACTGGATCGTGGCCGAGATCGCCAAAACCTGA
- a CDS encoding UDP-glucose/GDP-mannose dehydrogenase family protein has product MKIWKKLPFEMGNADLKHIGVIGIGKLGLCFALNLERVGYQVTGLDTNAEYVASINAKTLTSFEPQVEELLFSSQNFVATTDWDAVLAPEIELLFIVVATPSMPDAGYDHTQVDAVLERLAAAGPSEIQRHLVVMCTTMPGYCDTVAPKMAALNYTLSYNPEFIAQGTIIRDQQQPDQVLIGEGSAEAGDAIVEVYRHMCKNTPTFCRMSRISAEIAKLATNCFLTTKISFANSIGDLATNVGGEPEKILAAIGADKRIGSRYLGYGFGYGGPCFPRDNRALAMFGKQAGFEVLLSQATDEVNRRHLDFQFEQYCTRYPLSEEIVFESVTYKPGTTILEESQQLALALRLAQAGRKVRVRDLKAVIAALQLLYGDIFAYESIDG; this is encoded by the coding sequence ATGAAAATTTGGAAGAAATTACCTTTTGAGATGGGGAATGCGGATTTGAAACATATTGGAGTCATCGGAATTGGCAAGTTGGGCCTCTGTTTTGCGCTCAATTTGGAGCGTGTTGGTTACCAAGTGACCGGTTTGGATACGAATGCCGAATATGTGGCGTCCATAAACGCAAAAACACTGACATCCTTTGAGCCGCAGGTCGAGGAATTGCTGTTTTCATCGCAAAATTTTGTGGCGACCACCGATTGGGATGCAGTTCTTGCGCCAGAAATCGAACTTCTCTTTATTGTCGTCGCTACGCCATCGATGCCTGATGCGGGATATGACCACACGCAAGTGGATGCTGTTTTGGAGCGTTTGGCTGCTGCCGGTCCGTCTGAAATTCAACGGCATCTTGTTGTGATGTGTACCACGATGCCCGGCTACTGCGACACGGTCGCTCCAAAAATGGCGGCACTCAACTATACACTGAGCTACAATCCCGAATTTATCGCACAAGGGACGATTATCCGGGATCAGCAACAGCCTGATCAAGTCCTGATTGGGGAAGGTTCGGCGGAAGCGGGGGATGCCATTGTCGAAGTTTACCGGCATATGTGCAAGAATACGCCCACATTTTGCCGCATGTCGCGCATCAGCGCGGAGATTGCCAAGCTCGCGACCAATTGTTTTTTGACCACCAAAATCTCCTTTGCGAATTCGATCGGGGATTTGGCCACCAATGTGGGAGGGGAGCCTGAGAAAATTTTGGCGGCGATCGGTGCCGACAAACGCATCGGTTCGCGCTACCTCGGCTATGGTTTTGGTTATGGTGGGCCCTGTTTCCCACGCGACAACCGGGCTTTGGCGATGTTTGGCAAACAAGCCGGATTCGAAGTCCTGCTCAGTCAAGCTACCGACGAAGTCAATCGCAGACATCTCGATTTTCAGTTTGAGCAGTATTGTACGCGTTATCCGCTTTCAGAAGAGATTGTATTTGAGTCGGTTACCTATAAGCCTGGCACAACGATACTGGAAGAATCCCAACAGCTTGCGCTTGCGCTCAGGCTCGCACAGGCCGGTCGCAAAGTACGCGTGCGTGATTTGAAGGCTGTCATTGCAGCCTTGCAACTTCTCTACGGGGATATTTTTGCCTACGAATCCATTGACGGTTAG